One genomic segment of Stigmatopora argus isolate UIUO_Sarg chromosome 3, RoL_Sarg_1.0, whole genome shotgun sequence includes these proteins:
- the LOC144071479 gene encoding cilia- and flagella-associated protein 20-like isoform X2, translating into MFRSTFQGGFLSILYSIGSKPLQIWDIKVKNGHIKRVTDNDINSLVLEVEGSNVSTNYITCPADPRQTLGIKMPFLVMIVKKTRKYFSFEVQVLDDHNLRRRFRASNHHSKTQVNSFMCTMPINVDDRWSQFQFNLADITRRAYGTSYVETQRVQIHANCRIRRVYFTDRQYTEDELPPEFKLVIPVKKQDAGKKGVPRPVVARQT; encoded by the exons ATGTTCAGAAGTACCTTTCAGGGTGGATTTCTGTCAATATTGTATAGCATCGGCAGCAAACCTCTGCAGATATGGGATATAAAG gtcAAGAATGGCCATATCAAAAGGGTTACAGACAATGACATCAACTCGCTCGTGTTGGAGGTAGAGGGTTCAAATGTCAG TACTAACTACATCACGTGCCCTGCTGACCCTAGGCAAACTCTTGGtatcaaaatgccttttcttgtGATGATCGTCAAGAAAACTAGGAAATATTTCAGCTTTGAAGTCCAG GTGTTAGATGACCACAATTTACGTCGGCGGTTTCGGGCAAGTAATCACCACAGCAAGACACAAGTGAATTCATTTATGTGCACTATGCCAATAAATGTTGATGATCGCTGGAGCCAGTTTCAGTTCAACTTGGCAGACATCACCAGGAGGGCCTATGGAACCAGTTATGTAGAGACTCAACGTGTGCAG ATTCATGCTAATTGTCGTATAAGGAGGGTTTATTTCACCGATAGACAATATACAGAGGATGAACTCCCACCTGAGTTTAAATTGGTTATTCCTGTGAAGAAACAGGAtgcagg CAAAAAGGGAGTCCCAAGACCTGTTGTAGCACGACAGACCTAA
- the LOC144071479 gene encoding cilia- and flagella-associated protein 20-like isoform X1 codes for MNDFYSLPPYTDHNKRDSGCPALSALETGPNTRTMFRSTFQGGFLSILYSIGSKPLQIWDIKVKNGHIKRVTDNDINSLVLEVEGSNVSTNYITCPADPRQTLGIKMPFLVMIVKKTRKYFSFEVQVLDDHNLRRRFRASNHHSKTQVNSFMCTMPINVDDRWSQFQFNLADITRRAYGTSYVETQRVQIHANCRIRRVYFTDRQYTEDELPPEFKLVIPVKKQDAGKKGVPRPVVARQT; via the exons ATGAATGACTTTTACAGCTTGCCACCGTACACAGACCACAACAAACGTGATTCTGGATGTCCGGCATTGTCGGCCCTAGAAACGGGACCGAACACGCGCACCATGTTCAGAAGTACCTTTCAGGGTGGATTTCTGTCAATATTGTATAGCATCGGCAGCAAACCTCTGCAGATATGGGATATAAAG gtcAAGAATGGCCATATCAAAAGGGTTACAGACAATGACATCAACTCGCTCGTGTTGGAGGTAGAGGGTTCAAATGTCAG TACTAACTACATCACGTGCCCTGCTGACCCTAGGCAAACTCTTGGtatcaaaatgccttttcttgtGATGATCGTCAAGAAAACTAGGAAATATTTCAGCTTTGAAGTCCAG GTGTTAGATGACCACAATTTACGTCGGCGGTTTCGGGCAAGTAATCACCACAGCAAGACACAAGTGAATTCATTTATGTGCACTATGCCAATAAATGTTGATGATCGCTGGAGCCAGTTTCAGTTCAACTTGGCAGACATCACCAGGAGGGCCTATGGAACCAGTTATGTAGAGACTCAACGTGTGCAG ATTCATGCTAATTGTCGTATAAGGAGGGTTTATTTCACCGATAGACAATATACAGAGGATGAACTCCCACCTGAGTTTAAATTGGTTATTCCTGTGAAGAAACAGGAtgcagg CAAAAAGGGAGTCCCAAGACCTGTTGTAGCACGACAGACCTAA
- the ces2b gene encoding fatty acyl-CoA hydrolase precursor, medium chain encodes MEIHGREKLSFLLAVLYFCVAGARDAPIVQTELGSLKGEYVDVKGKETGVYAYLGVPFAKPPVGPSLRLSPPQKVEGWQGVRDATKQPPMCVQYRQFTIDLLEMIGGMIKEVPDISEDCLYLNIYTPANRALDAKLPVMVWIHGGGFTLGSASIYDGSAVASYQNVVVVGIQYRLGVLGFISTGDEHVPGNFGLLDQIEALRWVQKHIENFGGDPASVTIFGESAGGVSVSLLLLSPLSNGLIHRAIAESGTAAMDVLISNNPLPVAQVVANASGCSTESTEKIAACLKNADIETFLTFAQDPNLRLTITVDGHFLTKPVGELFEKHELQKIPFLTGVNDHEGGWLLGTFMAPPNWTEGMDREQVLTIFSPFVANDSIILDLVAEEYLGDGKDRVKNRDSFTEFLGDLLFNIPAIKAANAHRDAGARVYLYEYQHPPHFLKAKRPSFVRCDHGDEIFTVLGFCFTTNYVHLNETCLEEEEQLSRTMMAYWGNFARTGSPNGDGLAHWPNYGREEKYLVIKAKEQVIAQQLRNDRFVFMTQILPEKIRLYLEKMDHGSRGVLEPIPADFRPEAGDTLYRWPADRRAKGDRQPFTLTLIPRGNLECLISLPCNTMCVYHGIWEETRVSRENMQTPHRWTDLDLNPGLPL; translated from the exons ATGGAAATACATGGGAGAGAAAAACTTAGTTTTTTATTGGCTGTGTTGTATTTCTGTGTCGCAGGTGCACGTGACG CACCCATAGTCCAGACGGAGCTTGGCAGTCTGAAAGGGGAGTATGTGGATGTGAAAGGGAAGGAGACGGGGGTCTACGCCTACCTGGGTGTCCCATTTGCCAAGCCACCTGTTGGACCTAGTCTGAGACTCTCTCCTCCACAGAAAGTGGAAGGATGGCAAGGAGTGAGAGATGCCACCAAGCAGCCACCAAT GTGTGTTCAATATCGACAATTCACTATCGATTTGTTGGAGATGATTGGTGGCATGATAAAAGAAGTCCCAGATATTTCAGAGGACTGTCTTTACCTCAACATTTATACTCCTGCTAACAGAGCTCTTGATGCTAAGCTCCCA GTCATGGTATGGATCCATGGTGGAGGCTTTACATTAGGATCTGCTTCAATATATGATGGATCTGCTGTGGCTTCTTACCAGAATGTGGTTGTGGTGGGAATCCAATATCGCTTGGGAGTTTTGGGATTCATCAG cacAGGAGACGAGCATGTGCCTGGTAACTTTGGTCTTCTTGACCAGATTGAAGCTCTACGCTGGGTCCAAAAGCACATTGAAAACTTTGGGGGAGACCCTGCCTCGGTAACCATATTTGGCGAGTCAGCTGGTGGAGTGAGCGTTTCCCTGTTG CTCCTATCACCATTATCCAATGGCCTGATTCATCGAGCCATTGCTGAAAGCGGTACAGCTGCTATGGATGTGCTCATTTCAAATAACCCTCTTCCAGTGGCACAG GTTGTTGCAAATGCATCAGGATGTAGTACTGAAAGCACGGAGAAGATTGCTGCTTGCTTGAAAAACGCAGATATCGAAACTTTTCTGACTTTTGCACAG GACCCAAACCTAAGACTTACTATTACCGTAGATGGACACTTCCTAACAAAACCAGTAGGTGAACTGTTTGAGAAGCATGAACTTCAAAAAATCCCATTCTTGACTGGTGTTAATGATCATGAAGGGGGTTGGTTACTTGGTACT TTCATGGCTCCTCCAAACTGGACTGAAGGAATGGACCGGGAGCAGGTTTTAACGATATTCTCACCCTTTGTCGCCAAT GACTCCATTATCCTGGATCTGGTGGCCGAGGAATATCTTGGAGATGGTAAAGATCGTGTGAAAAACAGAGACAGTTTTACTGAGTTTCTTGGGGATCTGTTGTTCAACATTCCTGCCATCAAGGCTGCAAATGCACACAGAG ATGCAGGTGCCCGCGTGTACTTGTATGAGTATCAGCATCCGCCTCACTTCTTGAAGGCAAAAAGGCCAAGCTTTGTTAGGTGTGACCACGGAGATGAAATCTTTACAGTTTTAGGGTTTTGCTTTACAACAAACTACGTCCATCTAAATG AGACATGCCTGGAGGAGGAAGAACAACTTAGTAGAACAATGATGGCCTATTGGGGCAACTTTGCTCGGACAGG gTCACCAAATGGTGATGGCCTTGCTCACTGGCCTAATTATGGCAGAGAAGAGAAGTACCTGGTAATTAAAGCTAAAGAGCAGGTCATTGCCCAGCAGCTGAGGAATGATCGCTTTGTCTTTATGACTCAAATCCTCCCAGAGAAGATTCGGCTATATCTTGAGAAGATGGACCACG ggtcgcggggggtgctggagccaatcccagctgacttcaggcctgaggcaggggacaccctgtatcggtggccagccgatcgcagggcaaaaggagacagacaaccattcacactcacactcatacctagaggcaatttagagtgtctaatcagcctaccatgcaacaCCATGTGTGTGTACcatggaatttgggaggaaaccagagtttccagagaaaacatgcaaactccacacaggtggactgacctggatttgaacccaggactcccactgtga